The genome window AGAAAATGCAGGCGGAGGAAGAAAAGAGGCGGGCGATGAACGAACTGGCCGACAGCTTCGAAAACTCCGTCGGCGAGCTCGTCCAGATGATCGCTTCCGCCGTTCAGGAACTCGAGGCCGCCGCCCAGACCATGACCTCCTCCGCCGAGGAAACGTCGTCCCAGGCGACCACGGTGTCAGCCGCGGCCCTTCAGGCATCAACGAATGTGCAGACGGTGGCGAGCGCGACCGAAGAAATGGCCGCCTCGATCCGTGAGATCAGCCAGCAGGTCGTCAGTTCCTCCCGCTCCGCCGACAACGCCGTTGCCGGCGCCAACGAAGCCGGTGTTACCGTCAATTCCCTGGCCGAAGCCGCCAATCGGATCGGACAGGTCGTGCAACTGATCCAGGATATTGCAGCTCAGACCAACCTGCTGGCTCTCAACGCCACAATCGAGGCAGCGCGCGCCGGCGAGGCGGGCAAGGGATTCGCGGTTGTCGCGTCAGAGGTCAAGAACCTGGCCAATCAGACGGCCAAGGCGACGGAGAATATCTCCGAACAGATCAATGGCA of Fodinicurvata sp. EGI_FJ10296 contains these proteins:
- a CDS encoding methyl-accepting chemotaxis protein yields the protein MRSATASSPRGFPASLHQRSMVFGITLYCSAISTRDRDTSANVPAIGRRDEIGSMADAVQVFKENLIRNREMEQEVADQKMQAEEEKRRAMNELADSFENSVGELVQMIASAVQELEAAAQTMTSSAEETSSQATTVSAAALQASTNVQTVASATEEMAASIREISQQVVSSSRSADNAVAGANEAGVTVNSLAEAANRIGQVVQLIQDIAAQTNLLALNATIEAARAGEAGKGFAVVASEVKNLANQTAKATENISEQINGMQGVTQDTVKVIERINQMITESREISNSIAAAVEEQDSATGEITRNIQQAANGTGEVSSAITEVSQAAGEGGAAANQVLASARELGETAGRLQTGVADFVRQVRAA